In Pithys albifrons albifrons isolate INPA30051 chromosome 16, PitAlb_v1, whole genome shotgun sequence, a genomic segment contains:
- the LOC139679613 gene encoding zinc finger protein 189-like, with translation MWGLREELQGELQPPPALANPQGGEAVRLCRERGWFRQLVRHRRSHTGERPCECSDCGKCFSTSSKVLRHQVTHTGERPCRKSFSGNCQLVQHQRVHTGERPCECGSCGRSFSLSSELVKHRRVHSGERPFCTARTWPGTGGCTAGSAPSPPPAAAAPPP, from the exons ATGTGGggactgcgggaagagcttcagggTGAGCTCCAACCTCCTCCAGCACTGGCGAATCCACAGGGGGGAGAAGCCGTTCGGCTGTGCCGAGAGCGGGGCTGGTTCCGGCAGCTCGTCCGGCACCGGAGGAGCCACACGGGGGAGAGACCCTGTGAGTGCTCCGACTGCGGGAAGTGCTTCAGCACCAGCTCCAAAGTGCTGCGGCACCAGGTCAcccacaccggggagaggccctGCAG GAAGAGCTTCTCCGGGAACTGCCAGCTGGTGCAGCACCAGCGGGTGCACACCGGAGAGAGGCCCTGCGAGTGCGGCAGCTGCGGGAGGAGCTTCAGCCTGAGCTCCGAGCTCGTGAAGCACCGGCGGGTGCACAGCGGGGAGCGGCCGTTCTGCACAGCGCGCACCTGGCCCGGCACCGGCGGGTGCACAGCGGGGAGCGCCCCTTCGCCTCCGCCCGCTGCGGCAGCGCCTCCGCCGTGA